A region of the Nocardia asteroides genome:
TTCCTGGCAGCGGACGGAGCATCGGCCGCCTGTCTCGCCTACCGGCCCCGGCTGGCGTCGCCCGCGCGACAGAAAGCGCCCGCGTTCGGGTGAAGTATGTGATTCGTGCCCGGATTGAGATGGCCTGGCTCGGGTAGGCCGAATCGACGACGAAAGGGGCACGCGATGGCACGGGAGAACGACACCGACAAGCACGACACCGACGAGAACGACGCCGGCGAGCCGAAGGGTGGCAGGCCGGGACCGAAGGATCAGGGCCGCGAAGGCGGGATGGCGACCAGGGAGATCGCCCCGGAGCTGACCGATCCGGACGAGCCGCGCGAGGAGTGAACGCCTTCGTGCCGCAATCCCGAATCGGTCGCGCTTGCGCGAGAACCCGATTCGGTGTGGCGGCCCGGAAGATGAGCGGGTCGCCCACCGCGGCAGCGCCATCGAGCCGAGGAGGCCGGGAGAGCGGTTTCGAATGCGCCAGGGCGGGAATGGCGTCGGAGAGCTGACGCCGAGGAGGTTTTCGTGCCGGATGGGGACACTACCGGCCCGCAGCGGGTCGTGATCGTCGGGAGCGGATTCGCCGGATTCACCTGCGCCCAGAAGCTTTGCCGGATCGTGGCCCGGGCGAACCGGGACGTCGAGGTCGTACTCGTCACGCCCAACGACTACATGCTCTATACCCCGCTGCTGCCCGATGTGGCGGGCGGACTGATCGACCCTCGGTTCGTCGCCATTTCGCTGGCCGATTCGCTGCCGCGAGTCCGGTTGGTGGTGGCCACCGCCGAGTCGGTCGATCTGCGGAACAAGACGATCACGGTGACCAGCGAGCATCACCCCCCACGGCAGTTGTCGTGGGATCGGCTGGTACTCACCCCCGGGTCGGTCACCCGCCTGTTCGACATACCGGGCTTGGCGCAGCACGCCCGCGGGCTCAAGACCGTCGCCGAGGCGCTGTACCTGCGCGAGCAACTGCTGCGCCAACTCGAACTGGCCGACCAGGAAGACGACGCCGAGGTACGGCGTGCTCGGCGCACCGTGGTCGTCGTGGGGGCCTCCTACGCTGGTACCGAACTCGTCGCGCAGTTGCGCGCACTCGCCGACGCCTACGCCGCGCGCCGCGGGTTCGACCCCTCCGAGGTGCGTTTCCTCCTGCTCGACACCGCTGCGAGGGTGATGCCCGAGGTCGGCGAGCGCCTCAGCGACAAGGTGCTGAAGGTGCTGCGGCAACGCGGCATCGAGATCCGGCTGGAGACCTCACTGAGCGAACTCGGCGCGGACTCGGTCGCGCTCACCGACGGCACGGTCGTCCCGACCCACACGGTCGCCTGGGTGACGGGCGTGACCGGTGCGCCGATGCTGAGCACGCTCGGCCTGCCACTCGAGAAGGGGCGCCTGGTGGTCGACGCGACGCTGGGCGTCCCCGGCCATCCCGACGTCTTCGCGGGCGGCGACGCGGCAGCCGTGCCCGACCTCACCAAGCAGGGCCGGATCACCCCGCCCACCGCCCAGCACGCCACGCGGCAGGGCAAGACACTCGCCAGGAACGTCGCCGCCAGCCTGGGCATAGGCACGGCCACTCGGTACAAGCACCGCGACCTGGGCCTGGTCGTGGACCTGGGGCCTGGATTCGCGGTCGCGAACCCGATGGGCGTCCACCTCTCCGGTCTCCCCGCCAAAGCGGTGACTCGCGCCTATCACACGTTCGCGGTGCCCAGAGCCGTCAACCGTTGGGCGATAACGGTTTCCTACCTGACCATCGCGGTGACGCCCCGGCCGCTGGCCCTGCTCGGACTCGTCAGCCACGAGGAAGCGAGCTTCGGCGCCAGCGAGGGAATTCCCGCCGGGCCGGGGTGAGCAGATCACCCGGCCGCGACCGTGCGGCAGAGGGCTGACCGAGACTGGCGGCCGCCGTAGGTCGCCCGCGCCGACGAGCGCTCAGGCTCCCTTGCGGGCCGGAGCCTTCTTGGCGGCTTTCTTGGCGGGCGCCTTCTTTGCCGCACTCTTGGCGGCGGTGCTCTTGGACGCCGTGCCCTTCGTCGCGGTGCTCTTGGATGCGGTGCTCTTCGACGCTGCGCTCTTGCCCGCGCCGCTCTTGGCCGTGGCCTTCTTCGCCGCCTTCTTCGGCTCCTCGCCGCCGTCACCGCCCGCCGTCCGGCGACCACTGGCTTCCAGACTGCGTTGCAGCGCGGCGACCAGGTCGACCACCTCGGCGTCCATCCCGCTCGGGACGAGCTCCGGTTGCTCGGGCACCTTGCCGGTCCCGCTGGCGATCGCCTCGTCGAGCAGGCGTTTGAGCTCGATCTGGTACTCGTCGGTGAACTGGTCCGGATCGAAGTCGTCGGACATCGCCTCGACCAGCGTCTCGGCCATCTTGATCTCCTGCGGCCGGGGCTCGGCGACACCGTCCAGGGACTCGAATTCGACGGAGCGGACCTCGTCCGGCCACAACAGTGTCTGCAGCACCAGGATGCCGTCGCGCACGCGCAGCGCGGCCAGCCTGGTCTTCTGGCGCAGTGTGAAATACACCAGGGCGGTGCGCTCGATCTCCTCCAGCGTCCGAGCGAGCAGGACGTATGCCTTCGGCGTGCTGGAATCCGGTTCCAGGTAGTAGCTCTTCTCGAACAGGACGGGGTCGATCTGCTCGGACGGCACGAACTGCAGAACCGGGATCTCGTGTTTCTCCGCGACGGGCAGTTTCGCGAAGTCCTCGTCGCTCAGGACGACCTTGTCCCCGTCCGGGGACTCGTAGGCCTTATCGATGTCGGTGTACTGGACGGATTGACCGCACACGGTGCAGACACGCTCGTATTTGATCCGGCCTCCATCCTTGGCGTGCACCTGATGGAACCGGATGTCGTGGTCCTCGGTGGCGGTGTACACCTTCACCGGGACGTTCACCAGCCCGAATGCGATCGAGCCCTTCCAGATCGATCTCATGCATCCATCATGGCCGAAGCCCATCGACCTCGCGACCCAACCGGCATCCCGAGTGTCGCGGCCGCGACACGCAGGCGCAGCCGCCCCGGCAGCGCCCGGAACAGGGAACTCATCGCCGCGACCGTGCCGCCGAGGTCGGTGCGGCCCGACAGATAGGCGCGCTGCGTGGCCGGGGGCAGCGTGAAGAACGTGTCGAAGAACAGCGGGATGTCACCGGGCGGTAAAGCCAGCAGTGCCCGCAGCCCGGCGGTGCGCAGCTGGTAGACGACGCGTGCGCCGGGCGGCCACACGTCCGCACCCGCCGCCACCGCATCCGCGCAGGCCAGCACGGCGCCGACGCTGTAGCCGGTGGCCGGATGCAGGAATCCGCCCGCCGCGCCGAACCTGTGCGGCCCCGGACGTCCTCCTTGCACGGGGAACCGGACGTGCTCCACGGGTTCGGCGCCGGTGAGCCGGATGCCCCTGGCACGGAGCCGGTGGTGCAGGCGGGTGCGCAGTTGGGCGCCGGTCAGGGCGGGGCGACCGGCCAGGCAGGTCTCCTCCAACAGCATCCGCTCGTCGTCCAGCGGGACCGCGTAGAGGAACGAGCGCGGTGCGTGGGCTGCGGCGCCGTTGTCGGGACGCCAATCCATGAACAAGGGATCCAATCCTTCGCATCGTTGCGCGTCCACGATCACGCCGTAGGCGGTCTGCTCGGCCCGTGTGGGGGAACGGCTGAGCCCGCGTGCGTCGACGACCCGGCCTCCGGTGATCGTCGCGCCGGACGCCAAGGTCACACGCTCGGGAGCAATATCGACCGCACGATCCGAGACGACGTGCGCACCGGACAGGTCCAGCGCGGTCTGCAGCCGCCCGGTATCCAGCACGACGTAAGGGCGGTCCACTCGGTGAGCGCGCGTTCCCCAGGCCGTCGGGCGCGGTACCGTCGCCGCGACGGCCTCCGGCGTCAGCCAATCGGGCAGTTCGTCGGCCCACGCCGCGTAGGTGGCCGTCCACCTGCGCCCCGGTGCGGGGTCCACCACGGTGACCGTGAGCCCGCGCGCCGCGCCGCGGTGGGCGAGGGCGCGACCGGCCGGGCCGAGGCCACAGACGACGAGGTCGGGCTTCACGCCGGGCCCGTGTGGATCCGCAGAAATCCGTATCGATGCATGGACCGAGCCTCTCATCCGCCGGCTCGACGAGAGGCCGGCCGGGTCGAACGCGTCCGATGCGAGTGTCCGCACGCGGACCCGGGTCCCGCGGGTGAACTCTTCGCGAATCCTGTCGCGACGATCGTGGCCGCCTCACCGCGTGCGGAACACCGCGGGCGCGCAAGGCCCCATGGGCCGTCCTGGAGCGGCTGCCTTCCTCGGCCGGACAACGCGGCAGCATGCCGGTCCGGGGCCGGGACTCGGCGCAGTGGACGGAATGTGTTCGCGCTCACCGGAGTTTGTCGCACGTTGCTAGGATGCCGGGGCGCTGGCGCACGCATCCGGCTCCGGTGCCGAGTGTCAAGTGTCGGCGTACCGGTGCGCCGCGGATGGCGCGCCGGGCAGGTTGCCGACCGGCGGCCGCGGGAGTCCGAGGACGAAAGCGGTGCGACCGGAACGAGTTAGGGGTAGACGCAAGTGTTCGAACTGACCAGGCGGCGCAGCCGATGGATCCTGGCCGTGTTCGCGGTGCTCGCACTGGCGATGGGCACGCTGAGCGCGACGCTGTTCGACAAGGTGCAGGGTGGCGGGTACATCGACCCCGACAGCGAATCGAGCCGGGCGACCGCGGCACTGCGGGACGCCTTCGGCCAGGCGCCCCCGAATCTCGTGCTGCTGGTGCAGACGCGCCGGTCGGTGGACGACGACGCCGCGGCCACCGCGGCGACGAATCTGGTCACCGATCTGAAGGCGGCCTCCGGGGTGACAGGTGTCACCTCGTACTGGACCGACAAATCGCCCGCGCTGCGCAGCACCGACGGCACCAAGGGGCTGATCGTGGCCAGCATCCTCGGTGAGGAGGCCGAGGTCGACAAGCGGGTGGGTGATCTCGCCGACCGGTTCGCGGGCACGCACGGCCCGCTCGAGGTGCGGGTGGGCGGCTACGCGATGCTGTTGCACGAGACCGTGCAGCAGAGCGAGAAAGACGTCGTGCTCGGTGAATCCATCGCTTTTCCGATCACGCTGATCGCATTGCTGTTGGTGTTCGGCGGCCTGGTCGCGGCCAGCCTGCCGCTGGTCGTCGCCATGATCACGGTGATGATCACGATGGGAGCGCTGTGGCTGATCGCGAGCGTCACCGATCTCGCTGCGACCGCTACCAATGTCGCCACCCTGCTCGGGCTCGGCCTGGCGATCGATTACAGCCTGCTGATCATCAGCCGCTACCGCGACGAACTGGTCGCCGGACAGCAGCCCGCGGCAGCCGTGGCCGCGACCATGCGCTCGGCGGGGCGGACCGTCGCGTTCTCGGCCGTCACAGTCGCCGTGGCCCTCTCGGGTCTGCTGTTCTTCCCGCTGCTGGCCGTGCGGTCGATGGGGTACGCGGGTCTGGCGGTCGCGGCGATCGCGGCGACGGTGTCGCTGACCGTGCTGCCCGCCATCCTGTTCCTGCTCGGAACCAAGATCGACAGCGGGCAGTTGTGGTGGTTCCTGCGCGCCGCCCGCCCCGCGCCCGGCGAGGGCGCCTGGCATCGCCTGGCGAGGTTCGTGATGATGCGCCCGGTGCCCATCGGCCTATCGGTGACCGCCCTGTTGCTCGTGCTGGGCGCGCCTTTCCTCGGTGTGAAACTCGGCTTTCCCGACGAGCGTTCGCTCCCGGAGACGATGAACAATCGCCAGGTCACCGAGACCATCCAGCGTGACTTCGCCGCAACCGAGCAGCACGGGCTGTTCGCCGTGCTGCCCGAAAGCGCCTACAGCGCGGCTGGTTTGGACGCCTACGCCCGGGAACTGTCGGAGATCGAGGACGTCCGCAGGGTCGACACCGCCACCGGCAGTTACAGCCACGGCGGTCTGCTCGCCCCGCCCACGGAGGCCAACGACCGCTTCCGCGCCGAGAACGCCGCCTACCTCACGGTGGTCCCGGACACCACCGATCCCGGTGTGCTGGACCGGATCGCCGCGGACGTGCGCGCGACGCCCGCCGCTTCACCGGTGCTGGTCGGCGGCGTGGCGGCGGCCAACGCGGACGCGATCGACGCGGTGGTCTCGGCGCTGCCGTACGCGCTGGTCTTCGTCGTGCTGATCATGATGGTGGTCCTGTTCCTGCTCACCGGCAGCGTCGTGCTGCCGCTGCTGGCGGTCGTGCTCAGCTTCCTGAGCCTCACCGCGACGTTCGGTGCGCTGGTGTGGATCTTCCAGGACGGTCACCTCTCCGGGCTGCTCGGCTTCACCGTCACCGGCGACCTGCCCCCGACGGTTCCGGTCATGCTGTTCGGCGTGGCGTTCGGTCTCGCCATGGACTACCAGGTGTTCTTGTTGGCGCGTATCCGGGAGGAGTACCAGCGCACCAGATCCAACGCCTTGGCCGTCACCTCCGGGCTGGAGCGGATCGGCCGGATCGTCACCGCGGCGGCGGTCCTGATCTCGCTGGTGTTCCTCGGTTTCCTCGCCTCCGACATCACCTTCATGAAGG
Encoded here:
- a CDS encoding lycopene cyclase, with protein sequence MRGSVHASIRISADPHGPGVKPDLVVCGLGPAGRALAHRGAARGLTVTVVDPAPGRRWTATYAAWADELPDWLTPEAVAATVPRPTAWGTRAHRVDRPYVVLDTGRLQTALDLSGAHVVSDRAVDIAPERVTLASGATITGGRVVDARGLSRSPTRAEQTAYGVIVDAQRCEGLDPLFMDWRPDNGAAAHAPRSFLYAVPLDDERMLLEETCLAGRPALTGAQLRTRLHHRLRARGIRLTGAEPVEHVRFPVQGGRPGPHRFGAAGGFLHPATGYSVGAVLACADAVAAGADVWPPGARVVYQLRTAGLRALLALPPGDIPLFFDTFFTLPPATQRAYLSGRTDLGGTVAAMSSLFRALPGRLRLRVAAATLGMPVGSRGRWASAMMDA
- a CDS encoding Ku protein — its product is MRSIWKGSIAFGLVNVPVKVYTATEDHDIRFHQVHAKDGGRIKYERVCTVCGQSVQYTDIDKAYESPDGDKVVLSDEDFAKLPVAEKHEIPVLQFVPSEQIDPVLFEKSYYLEPDSSTPKAYVLLARTLEEIERTALVYFTLRQKTRLAALRVRDGILVLQTLLWPDEVRSVEFESLDGVAEPRPQEIKMAETLVEAMSDDFDPDQFTDEYQIELKRLLDEAIASGTGKVPEQPELVPSGMDAEVVDLVAALQRSLEASGRRTAGGDGGEEPKKAAKKATAKSGAGKSAASKSTASKSTATKGTASKSTAAKSAAKKAPAKKAAKKAPARKGA
- a CDS encoding FAD-dependent oxidoreductase, which codes for MIVGSGFAGFTCAQKLCRIVARANRDVEVVLVTPNDYMLYTPLLPDVAGGLIDPRFVAISLADSLPRVRLVVATAESVDLRNKTITVTSEHHPPRQLSWDRLVLTPGSVTRLFDIPGLAQHARGLKTVAEALYLREQLLRQLELADQEDDAEVRRARRTVVVVGASYAGTELVAQLRALADAYAARRGFDPSEVRFLLLDTAARVMPEVGERLSDKVLKVLRQRGIEIRLETSLSELGADSVALTDGTVVPTHTVAWVTGVTGAPMLSTLGLPLEKGRLVVDATLGVPGHPDVFAGGDAAAVPDLTKQGRITPPTAQHATRQGKTLARNVAASLGIGTATRYKHRDLGLVVDLGPGFAVANPMGVHLSGLPAKAVTRAYHTFAVPRAVNRWAITVSYLTIAVTPRPLALLGLVSHEEASFGASEGIPAGPG
- a CDS encoding MMPL family transporter, which produces MFELTRRRSRWILAVFAVLALAMGTLSATLFDKVQGGGYIDPDSESSRATAALRDAFGQAPPNLVLLVQTRRSVDDDAAATAATNLVTDLKAASGVTGVTSYWTDKSPALRSTDGTKGLIVASILGEEAEVDKRVGDLADRFAGTHGPLEVRVGGYAMLLHETVQQSEKDVVLGESIAFPITLIALLLVFGGLVAASLPLVVAMITVMITMGALWLIASVTDLAATATNVATLLGLGLAIDYSLLIISRYRDELVAGQQPAAAVAATMRSAGRTVAFSAVTVAVALSGLLFFPLLAVRSMGYAGLAVAAIAATVSLTVLPAILFLLGTKIDSGQLWWFLRAARPAPGEGAWHRLARFVMMRPVPIGLSVTALLLVLGAPFLGVKLGFPDERSLPETMNNRQVTETIQRDFAATEQHGLFAVLPESAYSAAGLDAYARELSEIEDVRRVDTATGSYSHGGLLAPPTEANDRFRAENAAYLTVVPDTTDPGVLDRIAADVRATPAASPVLVGGVAAANADAIDAVVSALPYALVFVVLIMMVVLFLLTGSVVLPLLAVVLSFLSLTATFGALVWIFQDGHLSGLLGFTVTGDLPPTVPVMLFGVAFGLAMDYQVFLLARIREEYQRTRSNALAVTSGLERIGRIVTAAAVLISLVFLGFLASDITFMKAFGIGLPLAVLVDATLVRGFLLPAAMELLGDWNWYAPGPLRKLHRRFGIEEQSAAPAVAGREDWRQPARL